The Cyclobacterium amurskyense genome contains the following window.
GCCTTGCCGTGGCCCCTGCTTCCCTTAATCGCTGCCAGGAATGTGGCATGGCTCCTGAACCTCCCGTAACCTGTCTATCGTATTTTTCTGTATCTAAAAAGGCTTGTTGTACCCTAACGTTTGACCAATCTACATCCAATTCTTCAGCTACAATCATTGGAAAAGAGGTTTTGATGTTTTGCCCCAATTCTGGATTAGGAGAAAAGATCACCACATGATTGCTGGGAGAAATGGATAAAAAGCTATTGAAATTGATAGCCTTGTCATAAATCTCCTCATCGCTGATGACTTTCATTTTTGGTGAGTCACAGGCAGACCAATTAAAACCAATCAATAAACCACCACCAGCCGTGGCTGCTATTTTCAAGAAATCCCTTCTATTCGATTTTAGTTCTTTGTTCATGGTTATTTGATTTTAGCTGAGGCCAATAATACTGCTTCTTTGATGCGGTGGTAAGTACCACATCTGCACAAATTGGCATTCATTCCATCTATTACTTCATCTTCTGAGGGTGAAGGATTTTTCTTTAGCATAGCTGCTGCTGTCATAATCTGCCCAGCCTGACAATAGCCACATTGAGCGACATCTACTTCTTTCCATGCCTGCTGTACGGGATGATCCCCCTTCTCTGAAAGCCCTTCTATGGTGGTAATTTTTGCATCTCCTATAGAAGACACTGGAAGCCCGCAAGAACGCACAGCTTCATCATTCATATGGACAGTACATGCTCCACATTGAGAAATCCCACAGGAATACTTGGTTCCAATTAAACCCAAATTGTCTCGAAGCACCCACAATAATGGAGTATCTGAATCCACATCCACCTCATAATTTTTATTGTTGACTTGAAGTTTGTAGTTAGCCATTTCTTAATCTATAAAGTAAAACTTTTTTTAAAAATAGACCCTAAGTAGGTATACTTTCTCTAGGACTATTTAAAATATTTTAATACGAGAATGCCCTTTGTGAATTTATAGATAATTACTCATATAAATATCATAAAATCATCACTATAAGCAATCCATAATTAATCCAAATAAACAATTTAGGCAGTCCAATTTAATTTTTAGCCAGCTTTAGCTTCGGCTATTTCAATCATCAAAATATACTGTTTATTCTTTTGATATTGAAAAATAATTAATTAAATTTTGAAGCACAAAGAATCAACACAATTTTTCATCCTACAATCTTAAAATACAAGAAAAATGAATAGAATTCCTGGTTTACTGGTTTTAGCCGGGGTCTTATTGGCTATTCTGTTTTTATATTCCAACCCGGAAATTTTGGGTAAAATTTGGTTATGGATGATCGGTTTTATAGGCTATCTGGTCATAGCTGCAAAAAAAGGTTTTGAGATGATAAAAGACTTGTTTACCAAAAACCAAGCTATTTTCAATTTCCCCGATAAAAAGCAAGAGCCAAAGCCGGAAATTGAAAAGATCAAGAAGGTACTCCAACCTAATATAGAAGAAGCAAGCAACTTACTGGTCAATGAGGAGATAAATGCACTACCAAAAGCCATGATCACTGTTTTAAGGTATGTTGATGATGGGAATACCACATTGGGCTTGATGTTTATCAACAAAACCTTCTTTGCTTATACATTGGAAGATACGCATAACGATGAGAAAATTCCCGGAGGAACCAGGATTCCTGAAGGTCATTATCAATTAGGGATCAATGAGCAACTCAGTCCATTGACACAAAGGTATAGAAACAGGTTTAATTGGTTTTCAAACCATATTGAAATAAAAGGGATACCCAACTATGACAAGGTTTATATTCATATTGGAAACAGTCACAAGGACACAAAAGGCTGTATTCTTATAGCTGATGGAGTCAATGCGGGTCAAACTGAAAAAATGATTTTACAATCTCAAAAAGCCTACGAAAGATTTTATAAAAATATAATCCCAAAAATCAATCAAAACGAGCCAATGGCGATTAATATTCTAAATGAGGAATGGTTTGAAAGGGTTACCAAAGCCCCTCAGTTAGTACATGCCTAGGACAATACAATCTTAATTTAGAGACCTCAGACCGAAACACTCCATGGAAAATGCCACTTCAACCCCTGAAAACTTGAAAAAAAAGCCCAAATTAATTTCAGAACGCAATTATATTTTTATTCATATTGCTGCGATATTGATCATAATGTTAGCCTCATTGATCTTCATTGTGCCCGGCATGGAATCTACCAACCATACATTTGCCAATGGATTCGTCATAATTGTTGCCTTGAGTTTTATATACGGATTGGTAGCAAGGCATATCAGTCCGAAGGTTAAGGACAGAAACCCAAATTTCAATCCCTATCACACCTTTTTCTTTAGAGGGACCGTTATTCTCTCTATTATTCTGGTCATTTTTGCGGTCCTTGGAGCGCTCTTTGTATATGTAGAGCATGACAACCTCTTCCAGGCCATAGGGCTTGCCACAACTGTTATATGGATCGCATTGTTTCTGATATACTTTATGTGGTCAGTTTACCATTACAATATTAATTACGGACTTACGGACCAGGATTGGCAGCGTATCTATGATTTCAGGGATATGCACAGCAAAGGCATACCCGTTAAACCATCAGATTTGGAAATGCCGGAATACAATCCATATAAAAGTCAAACTTTTGGTTTACCTCCTGGAACAGTAAGAGGTATGATTGCATTTACGCTTTTAATGGGAGGCATGTCTCTCTTGATCGTCAGCTTTGGCACACAGTACACAGGAGTAGATGCAGCTTTATTAAGCCAGCAGTTTGAATTCTTTGAAACCGCCTTCTTAATGATGATTGCCTTTTATTTTGGAGATAAGTCTTTGAAGTATTTACGGGAAAGATGGACACCTAAACAAGCCGGTAATCAAGACAGCAGCAATGCACAGCCAGGAAATGGCGCATCTGCTACCACCAATCAAATAAGCAATACGTCTAGACCTATGGACAATATGGAAATTGACAATGCCTTTTTTGAAATGGAGGACAGAAATTTTTCCATTGAAAATGGGCTTAAGGTTGAGGAAATGCCAGCAGCTACGCAGCAAAGGGCTATTCTATCAACCTCTTTTGAAACCCAGCCTGAGTTGAGTTTACATAGGGAAGAGTATGTTCAGATAAAGGACAATACCAATAGCAAATTGCTTAGCGACATGGACATCAGAATAGCGCTAGATGAACTCGAAGAAAAGGACAACATAAAGGTAAGTTTACCTGTGATAAAGGCAATTGTGAAAGTTGAATCTGCTGGCCGGGGTCACCTTAGCGATGGAAGAGCAAAGATTTTGTTTGAAGGCCATAAATTCTGGTATTGGCTAAAAAAATTCAACAAAGATCCAAAAGCATTGAGTGTAGGCAATGAGGATATTATTTATGAAAAATGGACAAGGTCACATTACAGGGTTGGTATTAAGGAATATGATCGTTTAGAAAAGGCACGGAAAATTGACCCAAAAGCAGCTGTTTATGCATCTTCATGGGGACTTTTTCAGATTTTAGGTGAAAACCTAGAGCATAATATTAAATCCCGAAATTACCAGGGATTTGAAGACTTTGAATCCAAGCAACATGAATCAGAATATTTTCATTTTCTAGACTTTCTTGCCTTTATAAAAATAAAAAAGGTTCGTGGAAAAACCCTGATAAATTATATTTCTGAAGAAAACGAGGGAAATTATGATTGGGAATCTTTTGCCTATGGCTATAATGGAAGTGGCTATAAGGCCAATGAATACCATATTAAGATGAAGCATTTCTATGAGCAATTCAAAAATGAGCAAACATGGACAGCTTAAAAAAGCGATTGCTTTATATAACCGTCATTGTCACCATAATCCTCTCGGCTACGGCTTGCAAAAAGGATGACAGGGGCTTGGTCATTGGCAAGATCCAAAGGGCAAGTGATCTTGTTGTAACAGAATTTGTGGTGGACAAAGTAGTGTTTGGCAGAAAGGAAAAGAACATACTCTTTGTACCTGTCAATGAAGCCTCATTTTTGGCCTATTCAAGGGCCAAAATTAAAACCGGCTTAAACTTAGAACGACTAAAAGAAGAAGACATAATTATTGACGGGAATAAAATAACCCTTCACTTACCCACTATAGAAGTAATAAATTTTTCTTATCCCCCAGAGGATTTTGTTGAAGATTCATTGGTTTCCAACCCAAAGCGCTTCTTAAACTCAATCAATCTTGAAGATCAGGAGACCTATTTCCGACTAGCGGAAATGGACATTCGGGATCAACTTCCCTATATGGGCTTGGTTGAGACGAGTCAAAATCATGCACGTAAATTAATGTTTACCTTATTGAAAAGTTTCGCCTTTGATGAAATTTTTATCCATTTTAAAAGTGATTCATTGAAAATAAGACAAATCAAACTTCCCGACAATTCTTTAAATCCATGATACGTCAAATCCTAGGTAGTGCACGTCTGATAATTCAAATACTGCTGGTTGTGGCTGCAGTAATTTTGATTTACTCGTGGAATCCAATGAACGTTTTTGGAGGCAAGGCCGAATTGAAACCAACTGCAAATATGGTTTCAGAAATAAGGGAAATCGGAGAAATGATCACCGCTGAATACTATGGTGAGGTATTGACTTCCATTGATGAAGTTCAAATTGATTTTCAAAAAGAACCCGAAATCGCTCAACTGGCAGAGGCAACCTACGATAAAATAGCTGAAGAAATAATAAACCTCAGGAATTTTCACACACTGACTTTGGAACAGCGGCAAGAGATTGGTGATCCGGAAAAAAAACTTAAAAGAAGGGATAGAAAAAAACTATTAGTAGATAAAGTTGGGAAGAGTAATGTCCTTGAAAAACTTAAGCACTTGGGTGATTGGGAACAAACAAGCAGATTGGTCTTCTTTGATGAGATAATGACTTATATCTATCTGAAACAAAAAACCAAATCAGATGTAATTACAGAGCCATTGAGCGAAAATAGGCTTAGAAAAACATTAGAAAATTGGCATGAGTCTGAAGGTGATAATTCATGGAACGCTGAGTCCTTTACTAAAGATTATTTTGCGAGTAAATTGTCAGACAGACCACGTAAAGAAGCTAGGAAAAAATTGGCCATGAT
Protein-coding sequences here:
- a CDS encoding DUF5675 family protein yields the protein MNRIPGLLVLAGVLLAILFLYSNPEILGKIWLWMIGFIGYLVIAAKKGFEMIKDLFTKNQAIFNFPDKKQEPKPEIEKIKKVLQPNIEEASNLLVNEEINALPKAMITVLRYVDDGNTTLGLMFINKTFFAYTLEDTHNDEKIPGGTRIPEGHYQLGINEQLSPLTQRYRNRFNWFSNHIEIKGIPNYDKVYIHIGNSHKDTKGCILIADGVNAGQTEKMILQSQKAYERFYKNIIPKINQNEPMAINILNEEWFERVTKAPQLVHA
- a CDS encoding DUF4230 domain-containing protein, with amino-acid sequence MDSLKKRLLYITVIVTIILSATACKKDDRGLVIGKIQRASDLVVTEFVVDKVVFGRKEKNILFVPVNEASFLAYSRAKIKTGLNLERLKEEDIIIDGNKITLHLPTIEVINFSYPPEDFVEDSLVSNPKRFLNSINLEDQETYFRLAEMDIRDQLPYMGLVETSQNHARKLMFTLLKSFAFDEIFIHFKSDSLKIRQIKLPDNSLNP
- a CDS encoding (2Fe-2S)-binding protein, whose protein sequence is MANYKLQVNNKNYEVDVDSDTPLLWVLRDNLGLIGTKYSCGISQCGACTVHMNDEAVRSCGLPVSSIGDAKITTIEGLSEKGDHPVQQAWKEVDVAQCGYCQAGQIMTAAAMLKKNPSPSEDEVIDGMNANLCRCGTYHRIKEAVLLASAKIK
- a CDS encoding N-acetylmuramidase domain-containing protein — its product is MENATSTPENLKKKPKLISERNYIFIHIAAILIIMLASLIFIVPGMESTNHTFANGFVIIVALSFIYGLVARHISPKVKDRNPNFNPYHTFFFRGTVILSIILVIFAVLGALFVYVEHDNLFQAIGLATTVIWIALFLIYFMWSVYHYNINYGLTDQDWQRIYDFRDMHSKGIPVKPSDLEMPEYNPYKSQTFGLPPGTVRGMIAFTLLMGGMSLLIVSFGTQYTGVDAALLSQQFEFFETAFLMMIAFYFGDKSLKYLRERWTPKQAGNQDSSNAQPGNGASATTNQISNTSRPMDNMEIDNAFFEMEDRNFSIENGLKVEEMPAATQQRAILSTSFETQPELSLHREEYVQIKDNTNSKLLSDMDIRIALDELEEKDNIKVSLPVIKAIVKVESAGRGHLSDGRAKILFEGHKFWYWLKKFNKDPKALSVGNEDIIYEKWTRSHYRVGIKEYDRLEKARKIDPKAAVYASSWGLFQILGENLEHNIKSRNYQGFEDFESKQHESEYFHFLDFLAFIKIKKVRGKTLINYISEENEGNYDWESFAYGYNGSGYKANEYHIKMKHFYEQFKNEQTWTA